The genomic region GCTGGAGCCACCGAAGTGCACTTCCGGGTGTCCAGCCCACCCATCACCCACCCTTGCTTTTACGGCATCGACACCGCTGCCCGCAAAGAACTGGTGGCCAGCACCCACAGCATTGAGGAGATCCGCCAGATGATCGGCGCAGACACCCTCGCCTTCATCTCCGAAGACGGCATCAAGAGCGCTGTGGGCGGTCCGGGCCTGTGCCTCGCCTGCTTCAACGGGAAATATCCAGCGGGGGTTCCGCTGGAGAACGATGTGAACAAACACGCTCTGGAAGTGTGATCTTTTCTGAACCTCAAGAGGAAGCGACTGCTTCCTCTTTTTTGTTGGACACCCAGATAGCCCTTCCACACCCTACCCCCAGAGCTTTAAACTCAGACCATGAACCTCAATCCTGCTTTAAAAATATCCATGGTCAAAAAAGCTTTATTTCTGATGCTGGCTCTGGGCTTCACACCTGCCCTTGCAGGGGCCAAGGAATGCCAGAGCACCTATGCCGCCAAAGATTACACGCAGGCATTCCAGATCTGTCAGGAACCTGCCCAGAGCGGGGATCGGGTGGCCCAGTTCCTTTTGGCTTACAGTCTGGAAAATGGTCTGGGAACCAGCAAGGATCTGGCAGCAGCTTTTGGCTGGTATTCCAAAGCTGCTGAACAAGGCGAACCCTCATCCCAAAACAATCTGGGCCTGATGTATCAGGAGGGCAGGGGCACCACCCGGGACCTTGAGAAAGCCCGTTTCTGGTTCCAGAAGGCTGCAGATCAGGGCAATGTCAATGGCATGATCAATCTGGGCACCCTGTACATGAAGGGTCAGGGAGGTCCCCAGGACGATCAGAAAGCGGTGCAGTTGTTTTTGCAGGCAGCCATGAAAAACAACAGTCGGGCACAGAACCTGTTGGGTGACATGTATTTTTATGGTCGGGGCATCAAGATGAGCGACACCGAAGCCATTTTCTGGTACCGCAAAGCTGCCGATCAGGGCAACACCACCGCCATGCTCAATCTGGGCAACATGTACCTGAATGGTCGGGGCGTGGAAAAGAATCTGACGGAGGCCCAGAACTGGTTTGAAAAATCCGCCAGAGCAGGCAACAAAGCTGCTCAGGTGCAATTGGACCAGTTGAAAAAAGCACAGGAACAACCCGAGACCGCACCAGACACCCTGTTTGAGGAAGTGGAGGTGCAGGTGGTGGGTCCCAGAGAGGGCAGCAAAGTCAGGGGTAAAACCGTTGTGGTGACGGTGCGCCTGTCCAGTCCTGTCACAGGCTTTGTGCCTTTTGTGCTGGTCAATGGAGATGAAGTCGAGGCCGAACCCAGCATGGACCTCTCGGGCCGGGTTTCGCTGTTCACCCTGAGCATTCCTTTGCCAGAGGATGCAGAGGAATACCGTCTGGAAATTGGGGGGGCTCCCACCGACACTTATCAGGTGATTGCAGCCTTTTTGACGTTGCTGCCAGAGTAAAGCCCTTGCTTTCAAATGGCCATTCTGCATGGAATGGCCGTTTTTGCTTTGGATCGGGCTGTCCGATGTTGCACACCCAACCCGATGGTTTTTCGGATGGTATCTCTGCCTGTTTGCCTTTACCCTGAGTCCAGAAAGGGTGTGGTGCCATGAATCCTCTGGAAGTGGAAATGAAATTCAAACAGCAGATGTTTCAGCAGGAAGCAGAGCATTTGCAGCAATTGAGGCAGGTTCCAAAGGTTTCGTTGCGGGCAGGTCTGGTCAAAATGTTGATTCAATGGGCAGAGGCGCTGGATGGAAAGCAGGCTGCATCTGCAAAAGCTTTGCATGCTGGGGAAACAACACAGCGATGCGCAAATGAAATTTGATTTTACACGTCAGGTCACTCCAATTTCAGGACAAATGTCCTGAATGATTCAAAAGAGAGATTTGCAAATCTTTATGCCCAAATTGTCTATGCAATTAACAAAATAAGCCTTTACAGCCCATCAGAGAAAATCTGACCCACAAAATTGCAGATGCTGCAAACAGTTTTTGAATACCACGCATTTTGACCCTTTGGAAAAACCAGAGAAATTGCATGCCAATTCCCAAAACAAAGTGTTATCTTGGGGATGTAAAGAAAATCCATTGAGATTCTGACCCCAAACCATGAATCGTTTCAGATCAGGTATGCAAGGTTCAGGATCTGTCAATCGCCTCTGGTTTTCCAGAGTGGCCCACCTTGAAAGGAGAAGGCCATGTCATATATCGAAACCGAAGCCCGCCTTCGCTTCCAGGATTTCCAGCACGAAGCCGAACACCTCCACCTGCTGCATCAGGTGCCCAGAACCCCTCTGGTGCATCAATTCGCAGAATCCCTGCGCCATCTGGCCGACCACCTCGACCACCTTCAGCACATGGAAACGCCACGCAAAGGGCATCACGCCTCCTGACACCTCCCATTGACACATCCTCTGGCCGGTCCTTGTTTCAAGGGCCGGTTTTGGCATCAAAAAACACCCCGTTTGGGGTGTTCAGGTGGGGGGGGATTTGAACCCCCGAGGGCGCTTTGTACAGCAACCCTGAGGACGATCCACTGAAGGCGGCTCCCCACATTCGGCCACTCTGTCAAGCACCTGACTGGAGTGTATTCCAATTCCAGACCTCCTGAAAACCGTTGGGAGCAATGCAGCGGATTTCCAGAGGCTCGGGGGCATTCAGCCACTTCTGAAGGGTCTCAAGAGACTCTGGTCTGGTGGTCAGGTCTGCTGCCAGTTCATCCAGTTTCACAAGGTCTGCTTCTGAAAGGTCATGGATGTGCTGGTGAAACAGCTCTGGTCCTTCCCAGAGCAGGAGTTCCCGCTTGTTCAAGGCCCACAATTCATGCAGAAGGTTCAAGCGAATGAAGTTGGGGCCTTGAAAAGGCGAGCCGGGGAACACTGCGTAATGTTGCGGGTCGATTTGGCCAGAGCGGTACAGTTGCCATGCTTCTGCTGCTGTGACGTAAACCTCCTGATCGTCAGGCAGGTCCAGAGGATCAAAGGAGATGCCCACTGCTTGACGTTGCAATTCGTCCAATTGAGCATCCACCCGAACCCAGCGTTCACCGTTCCAGAATTCGGTGATCACATGGTCGTGCCAGTGGCCTTTCTGGAAATACCCTGCAAAACCCACACGGTTGCGGGCAGGAATGCCCTTTTCACGCAACATGGCCGTCAGGAACAGGGAAAAATCGCGGCAACACCCGAGGTGCCTCTGTTCTGGCAGGGTGCGGTTCTGCAAAGCACAACCCGACTGGGCTCTGGCTTCCAGAAAGCGGTCCACAAAACGGGTGTTGATTTGCTGGTACTGGTCTTCAGGAATTTCAAGGCCGTAAGCTCTGGGCCAAGCGTAGTGCAGCAAGTGGTTCTGGACCACCTGCACCAGATCGGCAAGGCTCTGGTCTGGTGCAATCTGCAAGCGTTCGGACCGTGAAAAAGGGCTGTGTGAGCGGTAGAAATTCAGAAGTTCAGGCGAGGGTTTCATGCCCTGAGCCTAAACCCTGACCTGAGGACAGAGTCAAGGGATTTTGACCCTTCAGCCTGTACCATGA from Deinococcus misasensis DSM 22328 harbors:
- a CDS encoding tetratricopeptide repeat protein; the protein is MNLNPALKISMVKKALFLMLALGFTPALAGAKECQSTYAAKDYTQAFQICQEPAQSGDRVAQFLLAYSLENGLGTSKDLAAAFGWYSKAAEQGEPSSQNNLGLMYQEGRGTTRDLEKARFWFQKAADQGNVNGMINLGTLYMKGQGGPQDDQKAVQLFLQAAMKNNSRAQNLLGDMYFYGRGIKMSDTEAIFWYRKAADQGNTTAMLNLGNMYLNGRGVEKNLTEAQNWFEKSARAGNKAAQVQLDQLKKAQEQPETAPDTLFEEVEVQVVGPREGSKVRGKTVVVTVRLSSPVTGFVPFVLVNGDEVEAEPSMDLSGRVSLFTLSIPLPEDAEEYRLEIGGAPTDTYQVIAAFLTLLPE
- a CDS encoding transglutaminase-like domain-containing protein, whose product is MKPSPELLNFYRSHSPFSRSERLQIAPDQSLADLVQVVQNHLLHYAWPRAYGLEIPEDQYQQINTRFVDRFLEARAQSGCALQNRTLPEQRHLGCCRDFSLFLTAMLREKGIPARNRVGFAGYFQKGHWHDHVITEFWNGERWVRVDAQLDELQRQAVGISFDPLDLPDDQEVYVTAAEAWQLYRSGQIDPQHYAVFPGSPFQGPNFIRLNLLHELWALNKRELLLWEGPELFHQHIHDLSEADLVKLDELAADLTTRPESLETLQKWLNAPEPLEIRCIAPNGFQEVWNWNTLQSGA